ACGACTAATTGGCTTGTTTTCGCCAGATCTTGCCATTGATTTAGGCACTGCAAATACACTAATTTATGCGCCAGGACGGGGCATTATATTAAACGAACCGACGGTTGTGGCGATTCGTCACAGCGGTTCACAAAAAATTGTAGCAGCTGTAGGTTTAGATGCTAAGCAAATGCTTGGTCGTACACCTGCAAACATTTCTGCAATTCGTCCAATGAAAGATGGTGTGATTGCAGACTTTGAAGTAACTGAAACCATGTTAAACCAATTTATTGGTAAAGTGCATGAAAAACGTCTGTTTCCACCTGCACCTCGTGTGGTGGTATGTGTGCCATGTAAATCAACTTTGGTTGAGCGCCGTGCGATTCGTGAAGCGGTATTTAATGCCGGTGCACGTGATGTACGCTTAATTGAAGAGCCAATGGCAGCGGCAATTGGTGCAGGTATGCCGGTTGAGCAAGCATGCGGTTCAATGGTGGTGGACGTTGGTGGGGGTACCACTGAAATCGCGATTATTTCACTTCAGGGTTGTGTCTACGCAGATTCGCTTCGTATTGGTGGCGATGTGTTCGATGAACAAATTATTCACTATGTACGTAAAGCACATGGTTGCGTGATCGGTGAAACGACTGCAGAAATTATCAAAAAAGAAGTGGGTATGGCGATGCCAGATCAAGGCGCTAAACCACTTGAAATTGAAGTGCGTGGACGTAACTTGGCGGAAGGTGTACCGCGTGCGATTACGGTGACTTCAGACGAAGTGATGCAAGCAATTTCTGATCCGCTACAAAGCATCGTGTCGGCAGTGAAATCTGCACTTGAGCAAACGCCGCCTGAATTGTCGTCTGACATCGCTGAACGCGGTATTGTCTTGACCGGTGGTGGTGCATTACTGCGTAACCTAGACAAACTTTTATCACAAGAAACAGGTCTGCCTGTGGTGGTTGCTGAAGATCCATTGTCTTGTGTGACCCGTGGTGGTGGTAAGGTGCTTGAGTTCTTTGACAACCCGAACCATGACATGTTGTTTGTAGGCTAAGTTAGGGATCAGGCGGTGCAACCGAATCTTTTTTCAAGACAACCGCCATCTTTTCGCTCTTTCATCATTGCGGTGGTTGCGTGTTTTGTGGTGCTGATGTTCAATTGGCGTATGCCACAATTCATTCAACCGGCAAGAGATGTCTTGTACGCGGCATATAATCCGATTTATGCCCTCGCAAGTTATCCAGTATTATCGAAAGAATGGCTAAATCAACAAACCAAATCTGAAGGGCAGTTGCGTCGTGAAAATACTGCGATGCAGGCTGAGCTGCTTCAGGCGCAAGTGCGTCTACAAAAATTATCAGAACTGTCTGCTGAAAATACCCGTTTAAGAGGTTTACTCGATACACCGCTGATTATTGATGGGCGTATGGAAATTTCAGAGGTGATTGGGACTGATGCAGACCCGTTACGTCATATTATTATTATCAATCGAGGGGCTGCAAACCACTTGAAAGTGGGGCAGACGGTACTCGATGACCAAGGGATCATGGGGCAAATCATCAATGTTTATCCGCATAGTAGTCGGGTGATGTTGCTGTCAGATAAAGAGCATTCGCTGTCTGTGCGTTTAGAAAGTTCAGGCATGCGTGCGATTGTGTCAGGGACGGGTGATTTGGGACGATTAAAAATGGAATACGTCCCGACCAGTTCAAATCTAAAAGTGGGCGATAAGGTCTATAGTTCCGGTTTAGGTCAACATTTCCCTGCCGGCTATTTGGTGGGAACGGTGTCTAAAGTGAAACGTGAAAACACCGGTGAATTTGCCCAGATTGATGTGAAACCTGCGGCACAATTGGCAGGTGGTCATCATGTGGTGGTGTTGTTCTCAGATTCATTAGCGATGGAGCAGCCAAATGCTCAGCGCTAAACGTTTAAGCAAAGATCAATCCAAAGACCCGTTATTGGTGATGGTGATCTCGATCATCATCTGTTCAGTGTTGGTGGTCTATCCACTGTCCTATAGCTTTGCAGGATGGCGACCGCTGATCATGCTGATGGTGACCTTGTTTTGGGTGCTGTGTCAGCCGACGTGGTGTGGGGTGTGGTTTGCTTTTGCAATGGGTTTGTTTAGTGATCTGTTGCTCGATGCCCCCTTGGGACTCCATGCCTTAAGTTATGTTTTGATCACTTTTATTACCCGTTATTTTACCCGTGAACGTCGTGTCATGACTTTTGCCAATACTTGGGTGATTGCCAGTTTAGCCATGTTGGCACATTTACTTTACGTGTTGTTGGCACAAGTGATTTCTGAAATGGAGTTTTCCATTACCCGTCATTGGCAACCATTGCTCAGCAGTATCTTGCTGTGGCCACTGTTATATTACTGCTTAAGACGATGGCGCGTTTAATTTTGGCGTCGAGTTCACCTCGGCGCAAAGAATTGCTTGAACAAGTCGGACTGAGCTTTGATGTGTACAGTCCTGACATCGATGAATCTGTATTCATCAATGAGCAGATTGAACCGTATGTAGAGCGTTTAGCGCGGCAAAAAGCACAGGCGGTTTTGTCACAGTTTCCTGATGCCACGGTCATTGCGGCAGACACCAGTTTGGTGTTCAATCAGCAGATTATGGGTAAGCCCGAATCGAAACAACATGCTTTTGAGATTTGGACCCAATTGTCAGGTCGTGAGCATGCCGTGTTGAGTGGGGTCTGTGTGGCGAATGCACAACACAGTATAACGGCTGTGGTTCGCACACAGGTTGAATTTCAAGTGCTCAGCCATCAAATGATGGAAGACTATTGGGCCACTGGTGAGCCAATTGGCAAAGCAGGGGGCTATGCCATTCAAGGTTATGCAGCACAATGGATCCCGCGCATAGACGGGAGCTATAGCAATGTGGTCGGTTTGCCTTTGCATGAAACCTTAGCCTTGCTCAAGCAGTTGAACGAATACAGTGAATATGCGTGATTGACCGATGATGTTGATCACACGCTTGCTTTTAACATTCTGATGATTTCTCAAAATAAAACCATAAAGAGGGATAGAAGAAGGTTGGAAGGATGCCATGAAAAGAATTTTTATAATGTATTGAGTATTTTTTATGTCTGATGAGTTGTTGATTAACGTCACACCGACTGAATGTCGGGTGGCTTTAATTGAAAATGGCACGGTGAATGAGCTTTTTGTCGAACGGACAGCCAAGCGCGGTCTGGTTGGCAATATTTATAAAGCCAAAGTCGTGCGCGTATTGCCGGGCATGCAAGCTGCGTTTGTCGATATTGGGCTATCTCGTACTGCTTTCTTGCATATCAATGATATGGTGTGGCCGCGCAATCAGCCCACACCCAATGTATTTGAGCTGTTGCAACCGGGTCAGATTCTGACCGTTCAAGTCATGAAAGATATGCTCGGTACTAAAGGGGCAAGACTG
The sequence above is drawn from the Acinetobacter lanii genome and encodes:
- the mreD gene encoding rod shape-determining protein MreD; the encoded protein is MLSAKRLSKDQSKDPLLVMVISIIICSVLVVYPLSYSFAGWRPLIMLMVTLFWVLCQPTWCGVWFAFAMGLFSDLLLDAPLGLHALSYVLITFITRYFTRERRVMTFANTWVIASLAMLAHLLYVLLAQVISEMEFSITRHWQPLLSSILLWPLLYYCLRRWRV
- a CDS encoding rod shape-determining protein produces the protein MILKRLIGLFSPDLAIDLGTANTLIYAPGRGIILNEPTVVAIRHSGSQKIVAAVGLDAKQMLGRTPANISAIRPMKDGVIADFEVTETMLNQFIGKVHEKRLFPPAPRVVVCVPCKSTLVERRAIREAVFNAGARDVRLIEEPMAAAIGAGMPVEQACGSMVVDVGGGTTEIAIISLQGCVYADSLRIGGDVFDEQIIHYVRKAHGCVIGETTAEIIKKEVGMAMPDQGAKPLEIEVRGRNLAEGVPRAITVTSDEVMQAISDPLQSIVSAVKSALEQTPPELSSDIAERGIVLTGGGALLRNLDKLLSQETGLPVVVAEDPLSCVTRGGGKVLEFFDNPNHDMLFVG
- the mreC gene encoding rod shape-determining protein MreC — encoded protein: MQPNLFSRQPPSFRSFIIAVVACFVVLMFNWRMPQFIQPARDVLYAAYNPIYALASYPVLSKEWLNQQTKSEGQLRRENTAMQAELLQAQVRLQKLSELSAENTRLRGLLDTPLIIDGRMEISEVIGTDADPLRHIIIINRGAANHLKVGQTVLDDQGIMGQIINVYPHSSRVMLLSDKEHSLSVRLESSGMRAIVSGTGDLGRLKMEYVPTSSNLKVGDKVYSSGLGQHFPAGYLVGTVSKVKRENTGEFAQIDVKPAAQLAGGHHVVVLFSDSLAMEQPNAQR
- a CDS encoding Maf family nucleotide pyrophosphatase, which translates into the protein MARLILASSSPRRKELLEQVGLSFDVYSPDIDESVFINEQIEPYVERLARQKAQAVLSQFPDATVIAADTSLVFNQQIMGKPESKQHAFEIWTQLSGREHAVLSGVCVANAQHSITAVVRTQVEFQVLSHQMMEDYWATGEPIGKAGGYAIQGYAAQWIPRIDGSYSNVVGLPLHETLALLKQLNEYSEYA